In the genome of Telluria beijingensis, one region contains:
- the nikR gene encoding nickel-responsive transcriptional regulator NikR has translation MRRLTISVDDDLADTFDQLVARKGYLNRSEAFRDLVRKALDEAELAPGRAQWCVATVSYVYDHHERQLSNRLTQIQHAHHNVALATLHVHLDHENCLETVVLKGRMSDVRATADGMIAQTGVRHGSVHLVPVEIHDDGHHQPGHSHIHPHR, from the coding sequence ATGCGGCGCTTGACGATTTCGGTCGACGACGACCTGGCGGATACGTTCGACCAGCTGGTGGCGCGCAAGGGTTACCTGAACCGCTCCGAGGCTTTTCGCGACCTGGTGCGCAAGGCGCTGGACGAGGCCGAGCTGGCGCCTGGCCGGGCCCAGTGGTGCGTGGCCACCGTCAGCTATGTCTACGACCATCACGAGCGCCAGCTGTCGAACCGCCTGACGCAGATCCAGCATGCGCACCACAACGTCGCGCTGGCGACGCTGCACGTCCACCTGGACCATGAAAACTGCCTGGAGACCGTCGTGCTCAAGGGACGCATGAGCGACGTGCGCGCCACGGCCGACGGCATGATCGCCCAGACCGGCGTGCGCCATGGCAGCGTGCACCTGGTGCCGGTGGAGATCCATGACGACGGCCATCACCAGCCCGGGCACAGCCACATCCATCCGCATCGCTGA
- the gpmA gene encoding 2,3-diphosphoglycerate-dependent phosphoglycerate mutase, producing MYTIVFMRHGESTWNLENRFTGWADVDLTDQGVREARDAGRALRDAGFCFDLAYTSVLRRAIRTLWLALDEMDLMYVPIRNDWRLNERHYGALQGLDKAETAAEFGDEQVLLWRRSYDVAPDALDGDDPRNAFDDPRYAALPRHAIPATECLKDTVARLMPAWNDEIAPAIRAGKKILVSAHGNSLRALIKILDGISDSDIVGLNIPNGRPLVYELDAQLKPIRHYYLE from the coding sequence ATGTATACGATCGTCTTCATGCGCCATGGCGAGTCCACCTGGAACCTGGAAAACCGTTTCACCGGCTGGGCCGACGTCGACCTGACCGACCAGGGTGTGCGCGAGGCGCGCGACGCCGGCCGCGCACTGCGCGACGCTGGCTTCTGCTTTGACCTGGCCTACACCTCGGTACTCAGGCGCGCGATCCGCACCCTGTGGCTGGCGCTGGACGAGATGGACCTGATGTACGTCCCGATCAGGAACGACTGGCGCCTGAACGAGCGCCACTACGGCGCCCTGCAGGGACTGGACAAGGCCGAAACGGCCGCCGAATTCGGCGACGAGCAGGTGTTGTTGTGGCGCCGCAGCTACGATGTCGCACCGGACGCGCTCGACGGGGACGATCCGCGCAATGCCTTCGACGATCCGCGCTATGCCGCCCTGCCCCGGCATGCCATCCCGGCGACCGAGTGCCTGAAGGACACCGTCGCGCGCCTGATGCCGGCCTGGAACGACGAGATTGCCCCCGCCATCCGCGCCGGCAAGAAGATCCTGGTCTCGGCCCACGGCAACAGCCTGCGCGCCCTCATCAAGATACTCGACGGGATCAGCGACAGCGACATCGTCGGCCTGAATATCCCGAACGGCCGGCCGCTGGTCTACGAACTGGACGCGCAACTGAAACCGATCCGCCACTACTACCTCGAGTAG
- a CDS encoding (2Fe-2S)-binding protein, whose amino-acid sequence MPTVQFDVDGKRVAIDASPDMPLLYALRDDLKLDNPKFGCGLGQCGACTVQLDGVPVRSCLLPVSAVAGKQVKTIRGLGTPEKPHPIQAAFVEEQVPQCGYCLSGWMMTGAALLESNPKASDTQIREACAGLKCRCGTHVSILRAIKRAQTKMA is encoded by the coding sequence ATGCCAACAGTACAATTTGATGTAGACGGCAAGCGGGTGGCGATCGACGCCAGCCCGGACATGCCCTTGCTGTATGCCCTGCGCGACGATCTGAAGCTGGACAATCCCAAGTTCGGATGCGGACTCGGCCAGTGCGGCGCCTGCACCGTCCAGCTCGACGGCGTGCCGGTGCGTTCCTGCCTGCTGCCCGTGTCGGCGGTCGCCGGCAAGCAGGTCAAGACCATCCGCGGCCTCGGCACGCCCGAGAAGCCGCATCCGATCCAGGCCGCCTTCGTCGAAGAGCAGGTACCGCAATGCGGCTACTGCCTGAGTGGCTGGATGATGACCGGCGCCGCCCTGCTGGAATCGAATCCGAAGGCGAGCGACACGCAGATCCGCGAAGCTTGCGCCGGCCTCAAGTGCCGTTGCGGCACCCATGTCTCCATCCTGCGCGCCATCAAGCGCGCGCAGACCAAGATGGCCTAG